The Chromatiaceae bacterium genome has a window encoding:
- a CDS encoding PDC sensor domain-containing protein: MSHALKTIVARQRMLLQGRLATALDRLVAPCRTAWPDRAALEGILLLALPGLASCKYIYILDAEARQLTANVSPQGLLPEHFGRDRGQRPYLTEALAGERFSLSPIYISRNARRPSLTAIRRIEDASGKLMGFLGADFDLRDLPLTRKLYEQPEQWVQLKGDPAIRAGLFHQERVESLLDRHIDEILALIAELITAHGVFHGKLHFSSSRANLWLMDDPFRYRILDYEDLADPGICLAYPPRPYPEDAAIPQNRVGEVLTTFKALRFMDENIYLRSGSLNIFNGIVGLNFSCDGSHYMPWDDFLHKSLEFWLGSGQPCVLEDEGALASRGTGSGDQSPA; encoded by the coding sequence ATGAGCCATGCGCTCAAGACGATCGTCGCCCGCCAACGCATGCTGTTGCAGGGGCGTCTGGCCACCGCACTGGACCGGCTCGTGGCGCCCTGCCGCACTGCCTGGCCCGATCGGGCGGCGCTGGAGGGCATCCTGCTCCTCGCGCTTCCCGGGCTCGCCTCCTGCAAATACATCTATATCCTCGACGCCGAGGCCCGGCAGTTGACCGCCAACGTCTCGCCCCAGGGTCTGCTGCCCGAGCATTTTGGTCGCGACCGTGGCCAGCGTCCCTACCTGACCGAGGCGCTGGCTGGGGAGCGCTTCTCCCTGTCACCCATCTATATCAGCCGCAATGCCCGGCGCCCATCCCTCACCGCCATTCGGCGGATCGAGGACGCGTCCGGCAAGCTGATGGGCTTTCTTGGCGCCGATTTCGATCTGCGGGATCTACCGCTGACGCGCAAACTCTACGAACAACCCGAGCAATGGGTGCAACTCAAGGGCGATCCCGCCATCCGCGCGGGGCTCTTTCATCAGGAGCGGGTCGAGAGCCTATTGGATCGACACATCGACGAGATTCTGGCCCTAATCGCCGAACTCATCACCGCCCATGGCGTCTTTCACGGCAAACTGCATTTCTCCAGTTCCCGGGCCAACCTCTGGCTGATGGACGATCCCTTCCGCTACCGGATTCTGGACTACGAGGATCTCGCCGATCCGGGTATTTGCCTGGCCTACCCGCCCCGACCCTATCCCGAGGATGCCGCTATCCCTCAAAACCGGGTTGGCGAGGTCCTTACCACCTTCAAGGCCCTGCGCTTCATGGACGAGAATATCTATCTGCGCTCGGGGTCCCTCAACATCTTCAATGGCATCGTGGGCCTAAACTTCTCCTGCGACGGCTCCCATTACATGCCTTGGGATGATTTCCTGCACAAGAGCCTCGAATTCTGGCTGGGCTCGGGGCAGCCCTGCGTCCTGGAGGATGAGGGCGCCCTGGCGTCGCGAGGGACCGGCTCGGGGGATCAGTCTCCCGCCTGA
- a CDS encoding SPFH domain-containing protein, translated as MTGDYNLDNLLALLLGVLFLPLVLGLARRLGLYAIVAEREAQVFTLFGKVLGTLDEPGIRFPIGHFGLKALLVPFFGELHRVDTRLRQNYLRDQMVNSGEGTPMGVGIWYEMQVNDTVSYLFANANPEGSLEANVSSAAISTLSNLEMDKMLEDRHQLSQQVRHTVSPLSEKWGYRLGSVYIRKVAFTDRQMVDNITDKVVKRLVQVTSAMKQDGENRVGLIKSQTAYKVSQKMAEASAARPAVVGDALNAIARQDPEVLEAVLEVLETQKLIESGAPVELVPTETRVLVSLGAAGPHQAGD; from the coding sequence ATGACTGGCGACTACAACCTCGATAACCTCCTGGCCCTCCTGCTCGGGGTCCTCTTTTTACCCCTGGTGCTGGGCCTGGCCCGTCGCCTCGGCCTCTATGCTATCGTCGCGGAACGCGAGGCCCAGGTCTTCACCCTCTTCGGCAAGGTCCTGGGCACCCTGGACGAGCCGGGCATCCGCTTTCCCATCGGCCATTTCGGCCTCAAGGCCCTGCTGGTGCCCTTTTTCGGCGAACTGCATCGCGTCGATACCCGGCTGCGCCAGAATTATCTGCGGGATCAGATGGTGAACTCGGGGGAGGGGACCCCCATGGGGGTAGGCATCTGGTACGAGATGCAGGTCAACGACACCGTGTCCTATCTCTTCGCCAATGCCAACCCGGAGGGTTCCCTGGAGGCGAATGTCTCCAGTGCCGCCATCTCGACCCTGAGCAATCTGGAGATGGACAAGATGCTGGAGGACCGCCATCAGCTCAGCCAGCAGGTGCGCCATACCGTTTCACCCCTATCGGAAAAGTGGGGCTACCGGCTGGGCTCCGTCTATATCCGCAAGGTCGCCTTCACGGACCGCCAGATGGTGGATAACATCACCGACAAGGTGGTCAAACGGCTGGTCCAGGTCACCAGCGCCATGAAGCAGGACGGGGAGAATCGCGTCGGCCTCATTAAAAGCCAGACCGCCTACAAGGTCTCCCAAAAGATGGCCGAGGCCTCCGCCGCCCGTCCCGCCGTGGTGGGCGACGCCCTCAATGCCATTGCCCGGCAGGACCCCGAGGTCCTGGAGGCCGTGCTGGAGGTGCTGGAAACCCAGAAGCTCATCGAATCCGGCGCCCCGGTGGAGCTGGTGCCCACCGAGACGCGGGTCCTGGTATCCCTGGGCGCGGCGGGCCCCCATCAGGCGGGAGACTGA
- a CDS encoding SPFH domain-containing protein, with the protein MLPLVFFIGILIYFTVRVLIRGFYTVKPDERAVMTSFGRAQRMGNVLVTDPSLDEEDQKRYQFPVVHVIRPGGPYFKWPWQEVRKVSVATRSLPLTWDPTKNQTTVEAVTKDNLTTGVDGQIRFRVAERNLYAYLFGVAQPLEHVMGYFISVMRERVANFVDPRGASLLANPELPEDSPEYLSAVASDLSEGVSINDLRKNLPLLNDYMEQQCRSTGARYGIELDAALITQIDPPPEVDRALSAINSTRNHVAADISTARADAEQQITMSKRAVDIAMNNAQAEVAPLHELAETLTAIKAEGGAAALRAYLRNMRLPLLGRARRIVRAMGA; encoded by the coding sequence ATGCTGCCCTTGGTCTTTTTTATCGGCATCCTGATCTACTTTACTGTCAGGGTTCTCATTCGTGGTTTCTACACCGTCAAGCCGGATGAGCGGGCGGTGATGACCAGCTTCGGCCGCGCCCAGCGGATGGGTAACGTCCTGGTGACCGACCCCTCCCTGGACGAGGAAGACCAGAAACGTTACCAATTCCCCGTGGTGCACGTCATTCGGCCCGGCGGTCCTTACTTCAAGTGGCCCTGGCAGGAGGTGCGCAAGGTCAGCGTCGCCACCCGTTCCCTGCCGCTGACCTGGGACCCCACCAAGAACCAAACCACGGTGGAGGCGGTAACCAAGGACAATCTGACCACGGGGGTGGACGGCCAGATCCGCTTCCGGGTCGCTGAACGCAACCTTTACGCCTATCTCTTCGGAGTTGCCCAGCCCCTGGAGCATGTGATGGGCTACTTCATCTCGGTGATGCGGGAGCGGGTGGCCAATTTCGTCGATCCGCGGGGCGCCTCTTTGCTGGCGAACCCTGAGTTGCCGGAAGACTCCCCGGAATATCTGTCCGCCGTGGCCTCCGACCTGTCCGAGGGGGTCTCCATCAACGACCTGCGCAAAAACCTGCCGCTGCTCAATGACTACATGGAGCAGCAGTGCCGCTCCACCGGGGCGCGCTACGGGATCGAGCTGGACGCGGCCCTCATTACCCAAATCGACCCGCCCCCCGAGGTGGACCGGGCCCTGTCGGCCATCAATAGCACCCGCAACCATGTGGCCGCCGATATCAGCACCGCCCGTGCCGATGCCGAGCAGCAGATCACCATGAGCAAGCGGGCGGTGGATATCGCCATGAACAATGCCCAGGCGGAGGTGGCGCCCCTCCATGAGTTGGCGGAGACCCTGACCGCCATCAAGGCCGAGGGCGGCGCCGCGGCCCTGCGCGCCTACCTGCGCAATATGCGGTTGCCGCTGCTCGGCCGGGCGCGCCGCATTGTCCGCGCCATGGGCGCCTAA
- the cysZ gene encoding sulfate transporter CysZ, translated as MAINPVSGPAYLLEGMRLIARPGLRRFVAIPLAINILVFAAALYWGISRFEGLIAWLHSLLPTLPDWLAWLERGLDWILWPLFILLAVVLVFQGFTLIANLIAAPFNGLLAEKVANHLRGGPPDSEAGMGQVLTTFLPALLDEIRKLLYALLWAIPFFGLSLVLPLIGPLLWFLFSAWILALEYLDYPMGNQGLGAREIRRRLRGRPVLSLGFGAATVALTMIPLVNFIAMPSAVAGATALWVKEFDARGKRIFPSA; from the coding sequence ATGGCCATCAATCCTGTCTCCGGTCCCGCCTATCTCCTCGAAGGTATGCGCCTCATCGCCCGCCCCGGACTCCGCCGCTTTGTAGCCATTCCCCTGGCCATTAATATCCTGGTTTTTGCCGCCGCCCTCTACTGGGGCATCAGCCGCTTCGAGGGGCTGATCGCCTGGCTCCATTCCCTGCTGCCCACCCTGCCAGACTGGCTGGCCTGGCTGGAACGGGGTCTGGATTGGATTCTCTGGCCTTTGTTCATCCTGCTGGCGGTCGTGCTGGTCTTTCAGGGCTTTACCCTGATTGCCAATCTCATCGCGGCACCCTTCAATGGACTCTTGGCGGAAAAGGTCGCGAATCACCTCCGCGGTGGGCCTCCCGACAGCGAAGCGGGCATGGGCCAGGTCCTGACCACCTTCCTACCCGCCCTGCTAGACGAAATCAGGAAACTGTTGTATGCCCTCCTGTGGGCCATCCCCTTTTTTGGCCTGTCCCTGGTCCTACCCCTGATAGGCCCCCTCCTCTGGTTTCTCTTTTCCGCCTGGATCCTGGCGCTGGAATATCTCGATTACCCCATGGGTAACCAGGGCCTCGGCGCTCGGGAGATTCGGCGACGGCTCCGGGGACGCCCGGTTTTGAGCCTGGGTTTCGGCGCGGCGACCGTCGCGCTGACCATGATTCCATTGGTCAATTTCATTGCCATGCCCAGCGCCGTGGCGGGTGCCACGGCGCTGTGGGTCAAGGAGTTCGACGCGCGAGGTAAACGGATTTTCCCATCGGCCTAG
- a CDS encoding high-potential iron-sulfur protein, translating into MSELNKSRRDAVKLMLAGLAAVPVLNLVGMTSAQAADLPHVDEATDPTAKALKYVSDATKATRVDKAGTPAANQHCANCQFIQAAEGEWRPCSLFPGKAVNANGWCASWTLKAG; encoded by the coding sequence ATGTCCGAGTTGAACAAGAGCCGCCGCGATGCCGTTAAGCTGATGCTCGCTGGCCTGGCCGCCGTGCCCGTTCTGAACCTTGTCGGCATGACGAGTGCCCAGGCCGCCGACCTGCCCCATGTGGACGAGGCCACCGACCCGACCGCCAAGGCCCTGAAGTACGTCAGCGATGCCACCAAGGCCACCCGCGTCGACAAGGCCGGCACCCCAGCCGCCAATCAGCACTGCGCCAACTGCCAATTCATTCAGGCCGCCGAGGGTGAGTGGCGTCCCTGCTCCCTCTTCCCCGGCAAGGCGGTAAACGCCAACGGCTGGTGCGCCTCCTGGACCTTGAAGGCTGGCTAA
- a CDS encoding C40 family peptidase yields MSAKGWAFPGWLILGGLLLLLAGCGSIGDKYGIKIPSGPRGKAVTAALEEIGTPYVYGGTKPGKGLDCSGLTQHSYKRAGLRIPRVSTDQKADAKPVKLTKVKPGDLIFFRVKGDSHVGLVVDPTRFVHASSSADEVKLATFTDAFWRSHTTGAGTYFR; encoded by the coding sequence ATGAGCGCTAAAGGCTGGGCTTTTCCAGGATGGCTTATCCTGGGCGGCTTGCTGTTGCTGCTAGCGGGTTGTGGGAGTATTGGTGACAAGTACGGGATCAAGATTCCTTCCGGACCGCGGGGCAAGGCGGTCACGGCGGCCCTGGAGGAGATCGGGACGCCTTATGTTTATGGGGGAACCAAGCCCGGAAAGGGCCTGGATTGCAGTGGCTTGACCCAACATTCCTACAAGAGGGCGGGGCTCAGGATACCGCGCGTCTCCACCGACCAGAAGGCCGATGCCAAGCCCGTTAAGTTGACGAAGGTCAAGCCGGGGGACCTCATCTTCTTCCGTGTCAAGGGTGATAGTCACGTCGGCCTGGTAGTGGACCCTACGCGTTTCGTCCATGCCTCCTCCAGCGCCGACGAGGTCAAGTTGGCCACTTTCACCGATGCCTTTTGGCGCAGTCACACGACCGGGGCCGGAACCTATTTCCGCTGA
- a CDS encoding MFS transporter, translated as MPYWRLSSFYLFYFASLGALLPFWGVYLQDQGFTALAIGQLMAILQATKIVAPNVWGWLADRTGRTLSIIRLASLLTWLAFLGIFAVQGFWGTALVMMVFSFFWNASLPQMEVVTINHLGARMRRYAGIRLWGSVGFILAVTVLGVLVQRQGSGVVPLMALALQVGIWITSLLVVERPVESRPAAEGISILSLARRPEVAAFLLCGFFMQISHGVYYAFYSIYLTETGYASGTIGAFWAWGVVVEVLVFAIMHHLLERFGARRVLLTSLGLAVVRWLLIGAFVTEPVILILAQALHAATFGAFHAGAIHLTHHYFTGRLQGQGQALFGSLVYGAGGAVGSLGSGLLWSTAGPQATFVASSLVAALGFTIAWLWVDRERRF; from the coding sequence ATGCCTTATTGGCGACTTTCCAGCTTCTACCTCTTCTATTTTGCCTCCCTGGGCGCCCTCTTGCCCTTCTGGGGTGTTTATCTCCAGGATCAGGGCTTCACGGCCCTGGCCATCGGTCAGTTGATGGCCATTCTCCAGGCGACCAAGATCGTCGCCCCCAACGTCTGGGGCTGGCTGGCGGATCGGACGGGGCGCACCCTGAGCATCATTCGGTTAGCCTCGCTCCTGACCTGGCTCGCCTTCCTGGGCATTTTCGCGGTCCAGGGCTTCTGGGGCACGGCCCTGGTGATGATGGTCTTCAGCTTTTTCTGGAATGCCTCGCTGCCGCAGATGGAGGTGGTGACCATCAACCACCTGGGCGCGCGGATGCGGCGTTACGCGGGTATCCGCCTCTGGGGGTCGGTGGGTTTCATCCTGGCGGTCACGGTGCTGGGGGTCCTGGTGCAGCGGCAGGGCAGTGGCGTGGTGCCCCTCATGGCCCTGGCCCTGCAAGTCGGGATCTGGATCACCAGTCTGCTGGTCGTGGAACGGCCGGTGGAAAGCCGCCCGGCGGCGGAGGGGATCTCCATCCTGAGCCTGGCGCGCCGTCCCGAAGTCGCCGCCTTCCTGCTCTGCGGTTTCTTCATGCAGATCAGTCACGGCGTTTACTATGCCTTCTACTCGATTTACCTGACCGAGACCGGCTACGCCAGCGGGACCATCGGCGCCTTTTGGGCCTGGGGCGTGGTGGTGGAGGTGCTGGTCTTCGCTATCATGCACCATCTGTTGGAGCGCTTCGGCGCGCGTCGCGTCCTCTTGACCAGTCTGGGCCTGGCCGTGGTGCGCTGGCTGCTGATTGGGGCCTTCGTGACCGAGCCAGTCATCCTCATTCTGGCCCAGGCCCTCCACGCCGCCACCTTTGGCGCCTTCCATGCCGGCGCCATCCATCTCACTCACCATTATTTTACCGGTCGCCTCCAGGGCCAGGGCCAGGCCTTGTTCGGCAGCCTCGTCTATGGCGCGGGTGGTGCCGTCGGCAGTTTGGGGAGCGGCCTTCTCTGGAGTACGGCGGGGCCCCAGGCGACCTTTGTCGCCTCCTCCCTGGTGGCCGCCCTCGGCTTCACGATTGCCTGGCTCTGGGTGGATCGTGAGCGAAGATTTTAG
- the aroC gene encoding chorismate synthase produces MSGNSFGKSFVTTSFGESHGPAIGGIVDGCPPGLELTEADLQVDLDRRRPGQSRHTTQRRESDQVHILSGVFEGRTTGAPIGLVIYNEDQRSKDYAEIAEKFRPGHADYTYSYKYGHRDYRGGGRSSARETAIRVAAGGIAKKYLRDRLGVRVRGYLSQLGPLRPQGFDWEQVELNPFFCPDAAAVPELEAYMDALRKSGDSIGAEVTVVAEGVPPGLGEPIFDRLDADIAHALMCINAVKGVEIGAGFGCVTQKGSEHRDLMTPEGFLSNHAGGVLGGISSGQDIVARLALKPTSSIRLPGQTVDRWGQAAEIVTKGRHDPCVGIRATPIAEAMLALVLVDHWLRHRGQNADVTPSAPLIPARAGA; encoded by the coding sequence ATGTCAGGCAACAGCTTCGGCAAATCCTTCGTGACCACCAGCTTCGGCGAGAGTCACGGCCCGGCCATTGGTGGCATCGTGGATGGCTGTCCGCCGGGGCTGGAGCTCACCGAGGCGGACCTGCAAGTGGATCTGGATCGGCGCCGCCCTGGCCAGTCCCGTCATACCACCCAGCGGCGGGAATCCGATCAGGTGCATATCCTCTCCGGCGTCTTCGAGGGCCGGACCACGGGCGCCCCCATTGGCCTGGTGATCTACAACGAGGATCAGCGCTCCAAGGACTACGCCGAGATCGCCGAAAAATTTCGGCCCGGTCACGCCGATTACACCTACAGCTATAAATACGGCCACCGGGATTATCGCGGCGGTGGCCGGTCCTCGGCCCGCGAGACGGCCATTCGGGTCGCCGCCGGGGGGATCGCCAAGAAGTACCTGCGTGATCGACTGGGGGTGCGGGTGCGGGGTTATCTCTCCCAACTGGGACCCCTTCGGCCCCAGGGCTTCGACTGGGAACAGGTCGAACTCAATCCCTTTTTCTGTCCGGATGCTGCGGCCGTGCCGGAACTGGAGGCCTACATGGACGCCCTTCGCAAGTCGGGCGATTCCATTGGCGCCGAGGTGACGGTGGTGGCCGAGGGGGTACCGCCGGGGCTCGGCGAGCCCATCTTCGATCGCCTGGATGCCGATATCGCCCATGCCCTCATGTGCATCAATGCCGTCAAGGGGGTGGAGATTGGCGCGGGCTTCGGCTGCGTGACCCAGAAGGGCAGTGAGCACCGGGATCTCATGACCCCGGAGGGCTTCCTGAGCAATCACGCGGGTGGCGTCCTGGGGGGCATTTCCAGTGGCCAGGATATCGTCGCCCGGCTCGCCCTCAAACCGACCTCAAGTATCCGTCTGCCGGGCCAGACGGTGGACCGCTGGGGGCAGGCCGCCGAGATCGTTACCAAGGGCCGCCATGACCCCTGCGTGGGCATCCGCGCCACGCCTATCGCCGAGGCCATGCTGGCCCTGGTGCTGGTGGACCACTGGTTACGCCATCGGGGCCAGAACGCGGACGTGACGCCCTCGGCGCCCCTTATCCCCGCCAGGGCCGGCGCTTAA
- a CDS encoding TolC family outer membrane protein, translated as MHRPILTAILALGLTGAGPVCAEDLIQIYDLAVLGDPVLKRAEQQLLATREVKPQALALLLPNIGVTASGQYQNVEALDVPDALGRTRTVRDNFASGQGAAVLNQTVYNRGQWIGLQRSADVISQAEAEYKTSQIQLMARTAEAYFNVLRAADLVRSSEALMRANERQLEQSKQRFDVGLVAITDVNDNQAAYDRSRATVITNKNQLDNAWEALRVIIGPMDVTLARLGDNLPLAPPAPNDIKEWTQVALQNNYTIQAASQAVAGAKKQVEIERSGHYPSLGLQAGYQLDRSGSEELGGLDTNGSYIGLNLNIPIYQGGAVSSRTRQAGHNLGATQEQLDAIRRQVNKEVTDSFRGVLSSISEVEARKAAIVSATSTLESTEAGLEVGTRTQVDVLNAQRQLYENEYLYLSARYDYIIFGLKLYQATSGLNRDVIDRANTWLNPSELLTPNSF; from the coding sequence ATGCATAGACCTATCCTGACGGCCATCCTCGCCCTGGGGCTGACCGGTGCTGGTCCGGTCTGCGCCGAGGACCTAATCCAGATCTACGACCTTGCGGTGCTCGGGGACCCCGTCCTCAAAAGGGCCGAACAACAACTGCTGGCGACCCGCGAGGTCAAGCCTCAGGCCCTCGCACTGCTGTTGCCCAACATTGGGGTCACCGCCTCCGGTCAATATCAGAACGTGGAAGCCTTGGATGTCCCCGACGCCTTGGGTCGCACCCGAACCGTCCGGGATAATTTCGCTTCTGGCCAGGGAGCCGCCGTTCTTAACCAGACCGTCTATAACCGGGGGCAATGGATCGGCTTGCAGCGGAGCGCCGATGTCATCTCCCAGGCGGAGGCCGAGTATAAGACGAGCCAGATTCAGTTGATGGCGCGTACCGCCGAGGCCTATTTCAACGTCCTGCGCGCCGCGGATCTGGTGCGGTCCTCGGAGGCCTTGATGCGGGCCAACGAGCGCCAGTTGGAACAGTCTAAGCAGCGCTTTGACGTGGGCCTGGTGGCCATTACCGACGTCAACGACAACCAGGCCGCCTACGATCGGTCACGCGCCACCGTTATCACCAACAAAAATCAATTGGACAACGCCTGGGAGGCCCTGCGGGTCATCATCGGACCCATGGATGTGACCCTGGCGCGCCTGGGCGATAACCTGCCCCTCGCGCCACCGGCCCCTAATGACATTAAGGAATGGACTCAGGTGGCGTTGCAGAATAATTACACCATCCAGGCCGCCAGTCAGGCGGTGGCCGGAGCCAAGAAGCAGGTCGAGATCGAGCGTTCTGGCCACTATCCGTCCCTGGGCTTGCAGGCGGGTTATCAATTGGATCGGAGCGGATCGGAGGAATTAGGGGGGTTGGACACCAACGGCTCTTACATTGGCCTTAATCTGAATATCCCCATCTACCAGGGTGGCGCCGTCTCCTCCCGTACCCGGCAAGCGGGTCACAACCTGGGGGCGACACAGGAACAACTGGACGCGATTCGCCGCCAGGTCAATAAGGAGGTCACCGATAGTTTTCGGGGAGTCCTCTCCAGTATCAGCGAGGTAGAGGCGCGCAAGGCCGCCATCGTCTCGGCTACCAGCACCCTGGAATCCACGGAGGCTGGCCTCGAGGTCGGCACCCGTACCCAGGTCGATGTCCTGAATGCCCAAAGGCAGCTCTATGAAAATGAATATCTCTATCTTTCGGCTCGCTACGATTACATCATTTTCGGCTTGAAACTCTATCAAGCCACCAGCGGGCTGAACCGGGATGTGATCGATCGGGCCAATACTTGGTTGAATCCGAGTGAGCTCTTGACCCCTAACAGCTTCTAA